From the genome of Streptococcus marmotae, one region includes:
- the alr gene encoding alanine racemase: MRASIHRPTTIQVDLAAISENLEQVRQGLPNQPQVFAVVKANAYGHGAVAVARHLENQVDGFCVSNMDEALELRQAGIVQPILILGIIPVETVPLAISEKIMVTVASLEWIQLLLQQGISLHGLQVHVKVDTGMGRIGFRDSQSLNQAMDELGQHGVTIEGVFTHFATADEKDDSQFQLQLARFKELISDLNYVPACIHASNSATSIWHVDTIFTMVRLGNILYGLNPSGHALDLPYSIRPALGLTSELVHIKEVEAGASIGYGATYHSEQTEYIGTIPIGYADGFFRTMQGFSLLVEGEWCPVVGRVSMDQITVRLPKKYPLGTLVTLIGVSGDRAIEVQDWADYLKTINYEVVCGLSDRIPRYYE; encoded by the coding sequence ATGAGAGCAAGCATTCATAGACCAACAACTATTCAGGTTGATTTAGCAGCTATTTCAGAGAATCTAGAGCAAGTCAGACAAGGATTGCCCAATCAGCCACAGGTTTTTGCGGTCGTTAAGGCTAATGCCTATGGTCACGGAGCTGTTGCAGTTGCCAGACATTTGGAGAATCAGGTAGATGGCTTTTGTGTATCCAATATGGATGAGGCGCTGGAATTACGGCAAGCAGGAATTGTTCAACCAATATTGATATTAGGAATTATACCTGTAGAGACCGTGCCTCTTGCCATTTCAGAAAAAATCATGGTGACAGTAGCTAGTCTTGAATGGATACAATTGCTCTTACAACAAGGTATTTCCTTGCACGGTTTGCAGGTTCATGTGAAAGTAGATACCGGTATGGGGCGGATTGGTTTTAGGGATAGTCAATCCCTCAATCAAGCCATGGATGAGTTGGGGCAACATGGTGTTACAATCGAAGGGGTGTTCACTCATTTTGCGACGGCTGATGAGAAAGATGACAGTCAATTTCAATTGCAATTGGCTCGATTTAAGGAGTTGATTTCCGATTTGAACTACGTACCGGCCTGCATTCATGCGAGTAATTCGGCTACTAGTATTTGGCATGTAGATACGATCTTTACAATGGTGCGGTTGGGAAATATCTTATATGGTCTGAACCCGAGTGGTCATGCCTTAGATTTGCCCTATTCTATTCGGCCAGCCTTGGGCTTGACCTCGGAATTGGTTCATATAAAAGAAGTAGAAGCAGGAGCCAGTATCGGCTATGGTGCGACCTACCATAGTGAACAAACAGAATATATCGGTACGATTCCAATTGGCTATGCAGATGGTTTTTTCCGCACGATGCAAGGCTTTTCATTGCTAGTAGAAGGGGAATGGTGTCCGGTAGTCGGTCGTGTCTCCATGGACCAAATTACGGTGCGCTTACCGAAGAAATATCCTTTAGGAACTCTTGTTACCTTGATTGGTGTCAGTGGTGATAGGGCGATAGAGGTACAGGATTGGGCGGATTATCTCAAAACGATTAATTATGAGGTAGTTTGCGGTTTGTCGGATCGGATTCCTCGTTATTATGAATAG
- the acpS gene encoding holo-ACP synthase, protein MIIGHGIDMQDMAAVEVAMKKHERFASKVLTENELDRFRQLKHRRQVEYLAGRWSAKEAFVKALGTGIGQVGFHDIEILTDKKGAPYIARSPIKAKSWISISHSAGFVQASVILEEIDESKHS, encoded by the coding sequence AATAGACATGCAAGATATGGCTGCTGTAGAAGTAGCGATGAAGAAGCACGAACGATTTGCCAGTAAGGTATTGACAGAAAACGAATTAGACCGTTTTCGACAGTTGAAACACCGACGGCAAGTTGAGTATTTAGCAGGCCGATGGTCGGCGAAAGAAGCCTTTGTCAAGGCACTTGGGACAGGGATTGGGCAAGTCGGTTTTCACGATATTGAAATTTTAACAGATAAAAAAGGGGCACCCTATATCGCCAGGTCCCCTATTAAAGCCAAGTCCTGGATTAGCATTAGCCACTCTGCTGGGTTTGTACAGGCGAGTGTGATTTTGGAGGAAATAGATGAGAGCAAGCATTCATAG